The following proteins are co-located in the Micromonospora coriariae genome:
- the selA gene encoding L-seryl-tRNA(Sec) selenium transferase, with the protein MGDGPVDPRRRVPRTDTLLADPRLAAATATLGRDRVKAVVSRAQEQARRGEIGPDEVRDAAVAALPAPGPRAVLNATGVVLHTNLGRAPLSPTAVAAVVAAAGHTDVELDLSTGRRARRGRDALDALAAAVPDAGAVHVVNNGAAALVLAATALAAGREIVVSRGELVEIGDGFRLPDLLESTGARLREVGTTNRTSLADYAAALGPRTGFVLKVHPSNFQVTGFTSATPVRQLATLGVPVVADIGSGLLAPDPLLPDEPDAAGTLRAGATLVTASGDKLLGGPQAGLLLGDAELVDRLRRHPLARALRVDKLTLAALAATLQSPDTPTRTALHADPGVLRERVERLRDRLGADGRKAEVVPAVAVVGGGGAPGVELDSWALSLPERYAAPLRTGEQPVLGRVVRGRLLLDLRCVPAADDEAVRAAVLRVPGDD; encoded by the coding sequence ATGGGTGACGGCCCGGTGGACCCGCGGCGCCGGGTGCCCCGCACCGACACGTTGCTCGCCGACCCGCGGCTGGCCGCGGCCACCGCGACGCTCGGGCGGGACCGGGTGAAGGCGGTCGTCAGCCGGGCGCAGGAGCAGGCGCGCCGCGGCGAGATCGGCCCCGACGAGGTCCGTGATGCGGCCGTCGCCGCGCTACCCGCGCCAGGCCCCCGCGCGGTGCTCAACGCCACAGGTGTCGTGCTGCACACCAACCTGGGTCGGGCGCCGTTGTCGCCCACCGCTGTCGCCGCGGTCGTGGCCGCCGCCGGGCACACCGATGTGGAGCTGGACCTGAGCACCGGGCGGCGGGCCCGCCGCGGCCGCGACGCGCTCGACGCGCTGGCCGCTGCCGTACCGGACGCGGGCGCGGTGCACGTGGTCAACAACGGCGCGGCCGCCCTGGTGCTGGCCGCCACCGCGCTGGCCGCCGGCCGGGAGATCGTGGTCAGCCGGGGCGAGCTGGTCGAGATCGGCGACGGTTTCCGCCTGCCGGACCTGCTGGAGAGCACCGGCGCCCGGCTGCGGGAGGTGGGCACCACCAACCGCACCTCCCTCGCCGACTACGCCGCCGCGCTCGGCCCGCGGACCGGCTTCGTGCTCAAGGTGCACCCGTCGAACTTCCAGGTCACCGGCTTCACCTCGGCCACCCCGGTACGGCAGCTGGCCACCCTGGGCGTGCCGGTGGTCGCCGACATCGGCTCGGGGCTGCTCGCTCCGGATCCACTGCTGCCCGACGAGCCCGACGCGGCCGGCACCCTGCGCGCCGGCGCGACGCTTGTCACCGCCAGCGGTGACAAGCTGCTCGGCGGTCCGCAGGCGGGGCTGCTGCTCGGCGACGCCGAGCTGGTCGACCGGCTGCGCCGCCATCCGCTGGCCCGGGCGCTGCGCGTGGACAAACTCACCCTGGCCGCGCTGGCCGCCACCCTGCAGAGCCCCGACACGCCCACCCGGACCGCGCTGCACGCCGATCCGGGCGTCCTGCGTGAGCGGGTGGAGCGGCTGCGCGACCGTCTCGGCGCGGACGGCCGCAAGGCGGAGGTGGTGCCGGCCGTCGCCGTGGTCGGCGGCGGCGGCGCCCCCGGGGTGGAGCTGGACTCCTGGGCGCTGAGCCTGCCCGAGCGGTACGCCGCGCCGCTGCGCACCGGCGAGCAGCCGGTGCTCGGCCGGGTGGTGCGGGGCCGGCTCCTGCTCGACCTGCGCTGCGTACCCGCCGCGGATGACGAGGCGGTCCGGGCAGCCGTGCTGCGCGTACCCGGAGACGATTGA